The Bacteroides fragilis NCTC 9343 genome includes the window TCGAGGACATGGGCTGTGAAAGCTGCTGTGGGTACCGCTTTGCCTGCCGCTAACGGTAAGTACAAGATGCCCGTAACTGCCGGACTGACGGTAGAGAAAAAAATAAATAAACATTTAGCTGTCGAAACCGGTTTATTGTATTCAAACCTGCGTGCCGAACAGAATCTGCATTATCTGGGAATTCCCGTAAAACTGAATGTGACGCTGGCGGAAACTCCCAAATTTGATCTATATGCTTCGGTAGGCGGAGTTGCAGATAAGTGCATAGCGGGAGCGCCGGATAACAGTTTTAAGAATGAACCTGTGCAGCTGGCTCTGACTGCGGGCGTAGGAATGAATTATAAGATTAATGATAAACTGGCTTTATTTGCCGAACCGGGAGTAACGCACCATTTCAAGACAGACTCCAAACTGGAAACAGTACGTTCGGCGAGGCCTACGAATTTTAACCTGATTTGCGGTCTGCGTATGACCTATTAACCATTTAGTACGGATGTTATGAAAAAAACATTTTTAATGCTGCTCACACTTGTTCTGTCATTGCTTACTTGCGTAAGTTGCAGCGAAGAGACATTAGATTACAACAACCCCGATGTAGACCTTTTCGTAAGGCAACTCAAAGCGGGAAATTATAATACCAAGAGTCCGAAGGGCTTTGTAGAAGTACCTAAATTTACGGAGAAGGATATTCCGACATTGCTCAATTATGCCGAAGATCTGACTTTGATCACTTCTTTTCCGCTTCCGCCGGTGTCTGCTTATTATAGTGGCAAGGTCCGCTTGGGTGAATGTATGTTGTGGATTGTGGAAACCATCCGGTTAGGTCATTATGCTTCGTTTGGCTGCAAAATGGTGAGAGCCAATGCCGAGAACTATGAAGGTATCTATTTCCTGACTGATGAAGAGTTGCTCGATGCTGCTGCCCGATACCGTCGCTGGTGGGAAAACAGACAGTATCCTCGTACGGCATGGACCATCGACGCATGCTTTGACGAGCCCCTTTGCGGAAGCGGATACCGTTGGTGGTAAAAAATTAAATCAGATGAAACGTATTGTCTTTCTGATGCTGTCTTTAGGGATGGCAGTGACCCTTCATGCCCAATGGACCGCGAAAGATTCGGTGAATCTGCAGCGCATCCTGAATGGCAAAGAGGATATTAAGCTGAATATGGATGCTGTGAAACAGATTGATTTCAACAGTTCGCCGACTGTTCCTAAAATGTCGAAGGAACGGCCCGGTCTGAGATTGGATGAAACGCTTCCGCAGGTACTTGAAAAGAAGAAGGTGGTGCTGACCCTCCGTCCCTATACGGCCAATACCAAATATAATTGGGATCCTATTTATCAAAAGAAGATTCGGGTAGATGCCGATACATGGAGGGGAGATCCGTTTGTCGAGTTGTATCAGACGGTTCCTTCCAACTGGGCTAAGAATGTATATGATAAAGGTATACGCAGTTCATACGAAGAGATACGTTCCAGTGGATTGAGGCATAATCTGTTTGGCGAACGTGCCAATGGAATGATGGTGCCTACGCAGAGCATGGTACATACCTCTGCCATGAAACTTGGAAAAAGCGGCGTGACCGTGAATGGAGGTACGATTGGCGGACTTGATTTAATGACCATTTTTACAAAGGACTTCTGGGACAAGAAGGGACGCAACCGGAGATCGCGCACGTTGGAGGTGCTGAAGGCTTATGGCGATTCAACAACAGTGCTGCTTCCTGAACCGATTGTGCACTGAATTTGTTAAAAGATAAACAAAGGTATCCTTGTTCCTTTTTCAAAAAACGATATAACTATGAACAGAATTTCTTCTCTTTTCGGTATTCAGTATCCCATTATTCAGGGAGGTATGGTGTGGTGTAGCGGCTGGAAGCTTGCTTCGGCTGTCAGTAATGCCGGTGGTCTGGGACTGATAGGCTCCGGTTCGATGTATCCCGACGTTTTGCGTGAACATATTCGTAAATGCCGGGCGGCTACCGACAAACCTTTCGGGGTAAATATTCCGTTGATGTACCCACAGATAGAGGAAATCATGAACATCGTGGTGGAGGAAGGCGTCAAAATCGTATTTACCTCCGCCGGAAATCCGAAAACGTGGACCGGATGGTTGAAAGAGCGCGGCATCACAGTGGCACATGTCGTTTCTTCCTCCAAATTTGCCATGAAATGTGAAGAGGCGGGAGTCGATGCCATAGTGGCTGAAGGATTTGAAGCCGGCGGACATAACGGGCGGGAAGAGACTACAACTCTTTGCCTGATTCCGGCAGTGCGTGAAGCCACCACTTTACCTTTGATTGCAGCCGGAGGCATTGGTACGGGAGAGGCGATTTTTGCCCTGATGGCGTTGGGAGCCGAAGGAGTTCAGATGGGCACCCGTTTTGCTTTGACGGATGAAAGTTCGGCAAGCGACATTTTTAAAGAGTATTGCTTGCGGCTGAACGAAGGCGATACCAAATTATTGCTCAAAAAACTCGCACCGACCCGGCTTGTGACCAATTCGTTTCGTGATAGGGTAGAGGCCGCTGAAGGACGGGGGGCTTCTGCCGAGGAACTTCGTGAACTGTTGGGTAGAGGTCGTGCCAAGAAAGGAATCTTTGAAGGAGACCTGGAGGAAGGAGAACTCGAGATAGGACAGGTTGCTGCCCTGTTCCGCCGTAGACAAAGTGTGGACGAAGTGATGAAAGAACTTTTAGAAGGATACCGGAGGGCTTCGGACAAGATACGTTCTGCCGGGTTATAAACAGTGCCGGGAGAAGCACTGCGGATTTCACCACGGGGTAATCACAGGGTAGAATAATGACGCTTAACCCTCTGTTACTCCGTGGTGAAACTCTTTTATTCTAAGTTCAATTGCTCGTATTTCAGGCCGAATACATCGGCTATCGCTCGATATACCACTTTCCCTTCTACCACATTCAGACCTAAAGCCAGCGCCGGATCTTCCTTGCATGCCTTTCTCCATCCTTTGTTTGCCAATGCTATGACATAGGGCAGAGTGGCGTTGGTCAATGCCAATGTAGAGGTGTAAGGCACTGCCCCCGGAATATTGGCTACAGCATAATGTACGATTCCATCGACTACATACGTCGGTTCACTATGAGTTGTGGGATGCGAAGTCTCGAAACATCCTCCCTGGTCGATGGCTACATCTACCAATACCGTACCCGGTTGCATCATTTTCAGCATATCACGGGTGATCAGGTGCGGAGCCTTGTCTCCCGGAATCAGTACCGAACCTACTACAAGATCCACGTCCGGCAACTCTTTTTTCAGCCTCACTTCCGAGGCGTATAGTGTTTTTACATTTTTCGGTAACGTCTCGCTCAGGTAGCGAAGACGGCTCAGGTTGATGTCTGCAATTGTGACATCGGCTCCCAATCCGGCTGCCATCTGGGCCGCATTACTACCTACGATCCCTCCACCCAGGATTAACACTTTTGCCGGCTTTACCCCCGGTACACCACCCGGCAAAATGCCTTTTCCACCTTGTGGCTTTTCCAGAAAACGGGCACCTTCCTGTATGGCCATGCGTCCTGCTACTTCACTCATAGGTATCAGCAGCGGGAGAGAATGGTCGGCTTTTTCCACTGTTTCGTAAGCCAGGCAGACCGAGCCGTTCTCTATCATGGCAAGAGTCAACTCTCTATCGGAAGCGAAATGGAAATAAGTGAACAACAACTGTCCTTTGCGGATCAGTCTGTACTCCGGTGCGATAGGTTCTTTTACTTTTACTATCATCTGGGCCATAGCGTATGTCTCTTCCATAGTGGGCAGTATTTGTGCTCCTACGGCTGTATATGCCTCGTCCTGAAAACCACTGTTCTCTCCTGCGGTGTGCTGTATGTATACAGTATGCCCGCGTTTCACTAACTCGGCGACTCCCGAGGGCGTCATGCCCACACGGTTCTCGTTGTTCTTAATCTCCTTAGGTACTCCGATAATCATAACGTTACTCTATTAAGGGTTAAACATGGCACAATGTAGGAAAATTCTGCTTACGTTGTTATCCATGTAGGGATGTTTTACAGCAGAATGATAGTAGGGTGGCGGATAGGAATAAAATCCACCCTTCTGTTTTCTAATATGGCAGGAATGATGTATTTTTGCAAAGATTCCATTTTTAAGCAAACTACATGAAACAGTATATAGTTGCCTTGATGCTTGCCTGCAGCATTCAGGGACATTCACAAGATGTGAAGCAGGCTACTTTTGTTTCTCCATTTGACTTTACACTGACTCTGAGCGGCAACTTCGGAGAAATCCGGGCTAACCATTTTCATGGAGGGCTCGATTTCAAGACTCAGGGTGTCATTGGCAAACCGGTACGTGCGCTCGCCGACGGATATATTTCCCGTATTCGCGTCACCAATGGGTCGGGACATGTACTCGATGTGGTGTATAACAACGGTTATACGACAATCAACCGACACTTGAGCGGTTTCATGCCCGATATTGCCCGGAGAGTGGAGAAACTGCAATATGAAAAAGAAGATTGGGAAGTCGAGATTGTTCCCGAGCCGGGTGAATATCCGGTGAAGGCCGGGCAGCAAATAGCCTGGAGCGGTAATACCGGTTATTCATTCGGTCCGCATCTGCATCTGGATGTGATGGAGACCGCTACCGGTGAATCGATTGATCCGATGCCCTTTTTCAAGTCGAAAATAAAAGATAACACCGCTCCGCGGGCAGAAGGAATCATGCTGTTTCCACAGCCGGGAAGTGGGGTAGTGGGAGGGAGCCCGGAACGGCAGAGCTTCCCGATAAACACAGCGCGTCCCATCGAGGCATGGGGAGTGATCGGGTCGGGCATCAAGGCCTACGATTATATGGATGGTGTGCACAACCGTTATGGAGTGCATACCGTTGTGCTTAGAGTGGACGGTACGGAAGTGTTCCGCAGTGTGGTCGACCGTTTTTCACAGGATGAAAACCGGATGATAAACTCTTGGACCTGCGGACAATATATGAAGTCGTTTATTGATCCGGGCAATACGCTCCGCATGCTTCGGGCTTCGAACGACAACCGGGGACTGGTCACCATTGATGAAGAGCGGGACTATAAGTTCGAATACGAATTGAAGGATGCTTTCGGCAATACTTCCCGCTACCGTTTTACGGTGCGTGGAAAGAGACAGCCGATTCAGCCGCTCGGGCATCGGGAGAAATATTTCTTTGCCTGGGATAAGACGAACTTTCTGCAAGAACCCGGATTGACCCTTACCGTTCCCCGGGGAATGTTATACGATAATGTGCCTCTCAACTACGAAGTGCATTCCGATAGTGGGGCGATAGCCTATACTTATCAGTTGAATGACGAGAAAGTGCCGTTGCACGGGGAATGTGAGTTGCGTATCGGTCTCCGACGTCAGCCGGTTGCCGACAGCACCAAGTATTATGTGGCACGTGTCACTCCCAAAGGAAGTATGTACAGTGCCGGAGGTACTTACGAGGATGGATTTATGAAGACCCGAATCCGTGAATTGGGAACTTATACGGTTGCTGTAGACACAGTGCCCCCCGAAATTACCCCGGTAGGTAAGAATACCTGGGGCCGTAATGGGAAGGTCGTTTACAGGTTGAAGGACAAAGAAACCGGCATCCGTGCCTATCGTGGAACTATCGATGGAAAATTTGCCTTGTTCGGACGTCCCAACTTGACCAAATCCCATTGGGAGTGTAAGCTCGATCCTAAGCATGTCAAGAAGGGGGTACGTCACACTGTAGTAATGACTGCGACAGACGATTGCGGAAACGAAACAACGGTTCGAGACACCTTTGTCTGGTAGCTTTCCGGATAAAGACAGAATAAAGACAATGTATTAATAATTTATTATATGAAAAGAATCTTTCTCTTTGCCGCTCTTCTGACTGCGGCAGTGGCGGAAACCTTCGCCTGTACTAACTTAATTGTCGGCAAGAATGCGTCTACTGACGGTTCAACCATCGTTTCCTATTCGGCCGACTCGTACGGACTTTTTGGCGAGCTGTATCACTATCCGGCAGCCACATATCCCAAAGGCACCATGATGGATATTCACGAATGGGATACCGGCAAATATCTGGGACAGATCGAACAGGCACGCCAGACTTATAATGTAATCGGTAATATGAACGAGTTTCAGGTAACCATCGGTGAGACGACTTTTGGAGGCCGTCCCGAATTGGTGGATACGTTGGGAATTATCGACTACGGAAGCCTGATTTACGTGGGGTTGCAACGTTCGCGTACTGCCCGTGAAGCCATCAAGGTGATGACTGAACTGGTGCAGGAATACGGATATTACAGCAGTGGCGAGTCGTTCACCATTGCCGATCCCAATGAAATATGGATTATGGAGATGATAGGTAAAGGTCCCGGCATCCGGGGAGCCGTATGGGTAGCTGTCCGAGTGCCGGACGACTGCATTTCGGCACATGCCAACCAGTCGCGCATCCATCAGTTCGATATGGCTGACAAGGCCAACTGCATGTATTCTAATGACGTTATTTCTTTTGCCCGCGAAAAAGGATATTTCAGCGGTGTGAACAAAGACTTCAGCTTTGCCGATGCTTATGCACCGCTCGATTTCGGTGCCCGCCGTTTCTGTGAAGCCCGTGTGTGGAGCTACTTCAATATGTTTACCGACCAAGGTGAAGCCTATCTGCCTTATATCCAAGGAAAGACCAATGACCCTATGCCTCTGTTCGTAAAGCCGAAACGCAAACTCTCCGTTCAGGATGTAAAGAATGCCATGCGCGACCATTATGAAGGAACCGCCCTCGACATCAGCAATGATTTTGGTGCCGGACCTTATAAAACACCTTACCGCCTCTCTCCGCTGACTTTCAAGGTAGGCGACCAGGAGTATTTCAATGAGCGTCCCATCTCTACACAACAGAGCGGTTTCGTTTTTGTGGCTCAGATGCGTGCCAATCTTCCCGATGCTGTAGGCGGTGTGCTTTGGTTTGGTACGGATGATGCCAACATGACTGTTTTCACTCCCGTATATTGTTGTACTACCAAAGCTCCGGTATGCTATACGCGTGTAGACGGTGCCGATTACATCACCTTCTCCTGGAACTCCGCTTTTTGGATTTTCAACTGGGTGGCCAACATGGTATATCCCCGCTACGATTTGATGATCGGCGATGTACGTGCTACGCAGAACGAACTTGAAACCACCTTCAACGAGGCACAGGAAGGTATTGAAGCAGCTGCTGTTAAGTTGTACGAGAAGAATCCGGAAACGGCTGTGAAGTTTCTGACCAACTATACCGACATGACAGCGCAAAGCACTTTCAATACTTGGAAACGCTTGGGCGAATTTATCATTGTGAAGTACAATGATGGTGTCATCCGTAAGATGAAGGACGGCAAGTTCGAGCGTAATGCCATTGGTCAACCCGCAGGCGTGGTACGTCCGGGCTATTCAAAGGAATTCCTTGAAGAGTATGTGAAGCAAACAGGAGAACGCTATAAGGTAACCGAATAATCGCTTCCAAAGAGTTTTCTGATTAAAAGATAGGAATTTCAAACTTATTCTTTTACATTTGTATTTTAAATAAACTAATTATTAATCTCTAAAATATAGATAGAACCATGGGGAATGAAGAACTAATCAAACAGGTGACTGAGAAAGCCGAAAAGTGGCTGACCCCGGCGTATGATGCCGAAACTCAGGCTGAAGTGAAACGCATGCTGGAGAACGAAGATAAGACAGAATTGATCGAGGCCTTTTACAAAGATCTCGAGTTTGGTACGGGCGGACTCCGTGGGATCATGGGCGTAGGTACCAATCGTATGAACATCTATACTGTCGGAGCTGCTACCCAGGGACTCTCTAACTATCTGAACGCAAACTTTAAAGATATGAAACAGATTTCGGTTGTAGTCGGATACG containing:
- a CDS encoding DUF4943 family protein, with amino-acid sequence MLLTLVLSLLTCVSCSEETLDYNNPDVDLFVRQLKAGNYNTKSPKGFVEVPKFTEKDIPTLLNYAEDLTLITSFPLPPVSAYYSGKVRLGECMLWIVETIRLGHYASFGCKMVRANAENYEGIYFLTDEELLDAAARYRRWWENRQYPRTAWTIDACFDEPLCGSGYRWW
- a CDS encoding DUF4858 domain-containing protein, which encodes MKRIVFLMLSLGMAVTLHAQWTAKDSVNLQRILNGKEDIKLNMDAVKQIDFNSSPTVPKMSKERPGLRLDETLPQVLEKKKVVLTLRPYTANTKYNWDPIYQKKIRVDADTWRGDPFVELYQTVPSNWAKNVYDKGIRSSYEEIRSSGLRHNLFGERANGMMVPTQSMVHTSAMKLGKSGVTVNGGTIGGLDLMTIFTKDFWDKKGRNRRSRTLEVLKAYGDSTTVLLPEPIVH
- a CDS encoding NAD(P)H-dependent flavin oxidoreductase, with the translated sequence MNRISSLFGIQYPIIQGGMVWCSGWKLASAVSNAGGLGLIGSGSMYPDVLREHIRKCRAATDKPFGVNIPLMYPQIEEIMNIVVEEGVKIVFTSAGNPKTWTGWLKERGITVAHVVSSSKFAMKCEEAGVDAIVAEGFEAGGHNGREETTTLCLIPAVREATTLPLIAAGGIGTGEAIFALMALGAEGVQMGTRFALTDESSASDIFKEYCLRLNEGDTKLLLKKLAPTRLVTNSFRDRVEAAEGRGASAEELRELLGRGRAKKGIFEGDLEEGELEIGQVAALFRRRQSVDEVMKELLEGYRRASDKIRSAGL
- the ald gene encoding alanine dehydrogenase; the protein is MIIGVPKEIKNNENRVGMTPSGVAELVKRGHTVYIQHTAGENSGFQDEAYTAVGAQILPTMEETYAMAQMIVKVKEPIAPEYRLIRKGQLLFTYFHFASDRELTLAMIENGSVCLAYETVEKADHSLPLLIPMSEVAGRMAIQEGARFLEKPQGGKGILPGGVPGVKPAKVLILGGGIVGSNAAQMAAGLGADVTIADINLSRLRYLSETLPKNVKTLYASEVRLKKELPDVDLVVGSVLIPGDKAPHLITRDMLKMMQPGTVLVDVAIDQGGCFETSHPTTHSEPTYVVDGIVHYAVANIPGAVPYTSTLALTNATLPYVIALANKGWRKACKEDPALALGLNVVEGKVVYRAIADVFGLKYEQLNLE
- a CDS encoding M23 family metallopeptidase, yielding MKQYIVALMLACSIQGHSQDVKQATFVSPFDFTLTLSGNFGEIRANHFHGGLDFKTQGVIGKPVRALADGYISRIRVTNGSGHVLDVVYNNGYTTINRHLSGFMPDIARRVEKLQYEKEDWEVEIVPEPGEYPVKAGQQIAWSGNTGYSFGPHLHLDVMETATGESIDPMPFFKSKIKDNTAPRAEGIMLFPQPGSGVVGGSPERQSFPINTARPIEAWGVIGSGIKAYDYMDGVHNRYGVHTVVLRVDGTEVFRSVVDRFSQDENRMINSWTCGQYMKSFIDPGNTLRMLRASNDNRGLVTIDEERDYKFEYELKDAFGNTSRYRFTVRGKRQPIQPLGHREKYFFAWDKTNFLQEPGLTLTVPRGMLYDNVPLNYEVHSDSGAIAYTYQLNDEKVPLHGECELRIGLRRQPVADSTKYYVARVTPKGSMYSAGGTYEDGFMKTRIRELGTYTVAVDTVPPEITPVGKNTWGRNGKVVYRLKDKETGIRAYRGTIDGKFALFGRPNLTKSHWECKLDPKHVKKGVRHTVVMTATDDCGNETTVRDTFVW
- a CDS encoding C69 family dipeptidase, whose product is MKRIFLFAALLTAAVAETFACTNLIVGKNASTDGSTIVSYSADSYGLFGELYHYPAATYPKGTMMDIHEWDTGKYLGQIEQARQTYNVIGNMNEFQVTIGETTFGGRPELVDTLGIIDYGSLIYVGLQRSRTAREAIKVMTELVQEYGYYSSGESFTIADPNEIWIMEMIGKGPGIRGAVWVAVRVPDDCISAHANQSRIHQFDMADKANCMYSNDVISFAREKGYFSGVNKDFSFADAYAPLDFGARRFCEARVWSYFNMFTDQGEAYLPYIQGKTNDPMPLFVKPKRKLSVQDVKNAMRDHYEGTALDISNDFGAGPYKTPYRLSPLTFKVGDQEYFNERPISTQQSGFVFVAQMRANLPDAVGGVLWFGTDDANMTVFTPVYCCTTKAPVCYTRVDGADYITFSWNSAFWIFNWVANMVYPRYDLMIGDVRATQNELETTFNEAQEGIEAAAVKLYEKNPETAVKFLTNYTDMTAQSTFNTWKRLGEFIIVKYNDGVIRKMKDGKFERNAIGQPAGVVRPGYSKEFLEEYVKQTGERYKVTE